Proteins co-encoded in one Bacillota bacterium genomic window:
- a CDS encoding bifunctional folylpolyglutamate synthase/dihydrofolate synthase, whose protein sequence is MDYNEAMRYLHGLQRFGSRLGLERIERLMALLGNPEKRFRSVHIAGTNGKGSVTAMVARGLEETGYKVGRYISPFLEEFEERISINGSNIPKPKVAELTSTVRGAVDTMLSEGYDHPTEFEIVTAMGFEYFAREAVDFASIEVGMGGRYDATNVITPMVSVITAIGYDHMERLGDTLGKIAYEKAGIIKRGVPVVTSPQVPEAIAAIEKVAGDTGSRVVRVGRDVTWSEKGCSLDGQTIDLVGLRGRYSNVGIALLGRHQQANAATAVACLELLSEIGACVDERSIRGALAGVRWPGRLEIMSRSPVVVVDGAHNQDGARVLSAAIRDIIPHRRMVMVIGILADKVADDILAELVPLANEVIVTRPNSPRAFPPEVLAEKVRHFPVSVHVEPRIAEAIEKGLSLVGHGDLLCVTGSLYLIGEARSKLAGIFQSDRNRVENDALV, encoded by the coding sequence ATGGACTACAACGAGGCAATGCGGTACCTGCACGGCCTGCAGCGGTTCGGCTCGAGGCTCGGCCTCGAGAGGATCGAGCGCCTCATGGCGCTGCTAGGTAACCCGGAGAAACGGTTCCGATCTGTGCACATAGCGGGGACCAACGGCAAGGGCTCCGTGACGGCCATGGTAGCCAGGGGGCTCGAAGAAACGGGCTACAAGGTTGGGCGGTATATATCTCCGTTTCTCGAGGAGTTCGAGGAGCGGATAAGCATCAACGGGAGCAACATCCCGAAGCCGAAAGTCGCGGAACTGACTTCAACCGTGCGTGGCGCGGTCGACACAATGCTGAGCGAAGGATACGACCACCCGACGGAATTCGAGATCGTGACGGCGATGGGGTTCGAATATTTCGCCCGCGAGGCGGTCGATTTCGCCTCTATTGAGGTCGGCATGGGCGGCCGGTACGACGCGACGAACGTAATCACTCCGATGGTGTCGGTCATCACTGCCATCGGCTACGACCACATGGAGAGGCTCGGCGACACGCTGGGGAAGATCGCGTACGAGAAGGCCGGCATCATCAAGCGGGGAGTCCCCGTTGTAACCTCCCCGCAGGTCCCCGAGGCCATCGCCGCGATCGAGAAGGTTGCCGGCGATACCGGATCGAGGGTGGTGCGCGTTGGACGCGACGTGACCTGGAGCGAGAAGGGGTGCTCGCTGGATGGGCAGACCATCGACCTGGTTGGGCTGCGCGGGAGATACTCCAACGTTGGAATCGCCCTCCTCGGCCGTCACCAGCAGGCCAACGCGGCGACCGCTGTCGCGTGCCTCGAACTCCTGTCGGAAATAGGAGCCTGCGTGGACGAGAGGTCGATACGCGGCGCGCTCGCCGGGGTGAGGTGGCCGGGGCGGCTCGAGATCATGTCCAGGTCGCCCGTAGTCGTGGTTGACGGAGCGCACAACCAGGACGGGGCGAGGGTGCTATCGGCGGCCATACGCGACATCATCCCACACCGCAGGATGGTAATGGTCATCGGTATACTGGCGGACAAGGTGGCGGACGACATCCTGGCGGAGCTCGTGCCGCTCGCGAACGAGGTTATCGTGACAAGACCCAACTCTCCACGCGCCTTTCCGCCCGAGGTGCTTGCGGAAAAGGTTCGCCATTTCCCGGTCTCCGTGCACGTTGAACCACGCATCGCCGAAGCCATCGAAAAGGGCCTTAGCCTGGTCGGTCACGGAGATCTCCTTTGCGTGACCGGGTCGCTTTACCTCATCGGCGAAGCTCGTTCTAAATTGGCAGGAATTTTCCAGTCAGACCGGAATAGAGTTGAAAATGACGCGCTCGTGTAA
- a CDS encoding protease complex subunit PrcB family protein, which produces MKFQRLDVQAGEFPRVFAAPAFHIIQSHAEMLAIYGDEYLAEGIDFRRMFVVGVHRGLCRSGGFSVGIGKIERKGNQVVVNLAIRDPAPGDLVTLVMTYPSDVVAVWREGLHPGERVEFVFRDQAGNEVHRCAITAVQPGG; this is translated from the coding sequence TTGAAGTTCCAGCGCCTTGACGTCCAGGCCGGCGAGTTCCCCCGTGTGTTCGCAGCGCCGGCCTTCCACATCATCCAGAGCCACGCCGAGATGCTGGCCATATATGGCGACGAATACCTCGCGGAGGGCATCGACTTCAGGAGGATGTTCGTGGTCGGGGTCCACCGCGGCCTGTGCAGGAGCGGCGGCTTCTCGGTGGGGATCGGCAAGATCGAGAGAAAGGGCAATCAGGTCGTCGTCAACCTTGCCATCCGCGATCCCGCGCCCGGGGATCTCGTGACGCTGGTCATGACGTATCCATCCGACGTGGTAGCAGTGTGGAGGGAGGGCCTCCACCCGGGGGAGAGAGTCGAGTTCGTGTTCCGCGACCAGGCCGGCAACGAGGTTCACCGGTGCGCCATCACCGCAGTCCAGCCGGGGGGGTAA
- the rsxC gene encoding electron transport complex subunit RsxC, with protein sequence MDTRTFPGGVHAPHSKHRTEHNPIRKASDPASVVIPLHQHTGAPCEPLVKKGERVLVGQRIGDSKAAVSAPVHASVSGTVTAVEPRPQPVLCRDVMSVAIESDGLFEVDPSVKPAGDLDSLDAAELRRVIREAGIVGLGGAAFPTSVKVSPPAGKPIDVFLLNGAECEPYLTADHRLMVEEADLIVHGMRALMKATGVEKGIVCIEDNKPDAIEAMGKVIADFPNLSVVAVKTKYPQGGEKQLIVAVLGREVPPPPGLPLDVGVVVNNVGTAAAVATAIRTGMPLVERVLTVTGSLVKEPANLRARIGTTFEDLISQCGGLAGEPAKIIAGGPMMGIAQYTTAVPVVKGTSGILVLGKDEANLEEPSNCIRCGRCVRACPMLLMPLYIKTYAEASRWDLAERYSPTACIECGACAYECPARLPLVQWIKISKAELARAKGGK encoded by the coding sequence GTGGATACAAGGACCTTTCCGGGTGGGGTGCATGCGCCGCATTCTAAACACCGGACCGAGCACAATCCCATAAGGAAGGCGTCCGACCCGGCGTCGGTGGTGATACCGCTGCACCAGCACACGGGCGCGCCTTGTGAACCACTTGTCAAGAAGGGCGAGAGGGTGCTCGTGGGCCAGAGGATCGGCGACAGCAAGGCGGCTGTGTCCGCGCCCGTGCACGCGAGCGTGTCGGGAACGGTCACCGCGGTCGAACCGAGGCCGCAGCCCGTACTGTGCCGCGACGTGATGTCGGTCGCGATTGAATCGGACGGGCTGTTCGAGGTGGACCCATCGGTGAAACCGGCCGGGGACCTGGATTCGCTGGATGCCGCCGAACTCAGGCGGGTCATCCGCGAGGCGGGTATCGTCGGCCTTGGCGGCGCGGCGTTCCCGACGAGCGTTAAGGTCAGCCCACCCGCGGGCAAGCCAATCGACGTATTCCTGCTGAACGGCGCGGAGTGCGAGCCGTATCTCACCGCCGACCACCGTCTGATGGTTGAGGAAGCGGACTTGATTGTCCACGGTATGAGGGCCCTGATGAAGGCCACCGGTGTGGAGAAGGGGATCGTGTGTATCGAGGACAACAAGCCCGACGCGATCGAGGCGATGGGCAAAGTGATCGCCGATTTCCCGAACCTCAGCGTGGTGGCTGTGAAGACGAAGTACCCGCAGGGCGGCGAGAAGCAGCTCATCGTGGCCGTACTGGGGCGGGAGGTGCCGCCTCCGCCGGGTCTCCCCCTGGACGTCGGGGTCGTGGTGAACAACGTCGGGACCGCGGCGGCCGTGGCCACGGCGATACGCACCGGCATGCCGCTCGTGGAGCGCGTACTGACGGTCACGGGGTCGCTTGTCAAGGAGCCGGCGAACCTGAGGGCACGCATCGGCACCACGTTCGAGGACCTTATCAGCCAGTGCGGCGGCCTTGCCGGTGAACCGGCCAAGATAATCGCGGGCGGCCCGATGATGGGGATCGCCCAGTACACGACGGCTGTTCCCGTGGTCAAAGGCACGTCGGGCATCCTGGTCCTGGGCAAGGACGAGGCCAACCTTGAAGAGCCATCGAACTGCATAAGATGCGGCCGGTGCGTGCGCGCCTGCCCGATGTTACTCATGCCGCTGTACATCAAAACGTACGCCGAGGCATCGAGGTGGGACCTCGCCGAGCGT
- a CDS encoding SPOR domain-containing protein, with protein MRRRGSSSIGSYVPFLLFVIVLGAVAIASGYFLGKFFMSSLSSLTPPAVKDKLPPPQEAQRPAPVVTLSAPGMSLYRVQAGLFSVKANADRLAASLKKAGIPAAIVGTNQYRVIVALLPSSESANRVVQSVKSKGFEAMVGKYEIQGSSFTAPGDEYGEALKAVIEASWSGIDRSLKAADAYIAGRRADAKDIVEAASVVNAARQKLSAAKAPAGSEAVHKAAEGLLDHASSALASLSAAASSGQPAPSILGDIAGAVLGYERAIGTLPKD; from the coding sequence GTGAGAAGAAGGGGAAGTTCCTCGATCGGCTCCTACGTTCCATTCCTGCTGTTCGTGATAGTCCTGGGCGCCGTAGCTATAGCCAGCGGTTACTTCCTGGGGAAGTTCTTCATGTCATCGCTTTCGTCCCTCACGCCGCCGGCCGTCAAGGACAAACTCCCGCCCCCGCAGGAGGCGCAGAGGCCCGCCCCGGTCGTCACTCTCAGCGCGCCGGGTATGAGCCTCTACAGGGTGCAGGCCGGGCTCTTCAGCGTGAAAGCCAACGCGGACAGGCTCGCCGCTTCGTTGAAGAAGGCTGGAATTCCAGCAGCAATCGTGGGGACGAACCAGTACCGCGTCATCGTGGCTCTCCTCCCGAGTTCGGAGTCGGCGAACAGGGTGGTCCAGTCGGTCAAATCGAAGGGCTTCGAGGCGATGGTGGGCAAGTACGAGATTCAGGGCTCGTCCTTTACGGCCCCGGGTGACGAGTACGGAGAAGCCCTGAAGGCTGTGATAGAGGCGTCGTGGTCGGGCATAGACAGGTCGCTCAAGGCGGCGGACGCATACATAGCGGGAAGGCGCGCCGATGCCAAGGACATCGTGGAGGCAGCCTCGGTGGTTAACGCCGCCAGGCAGAAGCTGTCCGCTGCGAAGGCGCCGGCGGGCAGTGAAGCCGTGCATAAGGCGGCCGAAGGCCTGCTTGACCACGCTTCCAGCGCGCTCGCTTCATTGAGCGCCGCCGCGTCGTCGGGCCAACCGGCGCCATCCATTCTGGGCGACATCGCAGGGGCGGTGCTGGGCTACGAACGGGCGATTGGAACGCTCCCCAAGGACTGA